The following coding sequences lie in one Glycine max cultivar Williams 82 chromosome 19, Glycine_max_v4.0, whole genome shotgun sequence genomic window:
- the AT133 gene encoding malonyl-CoA:isoflavone 7-O-glucoside-6''-O-malonyltransferase (The RefSeq protein has 1 frameshift compared to this genomic sequence), with protein MAESPTFKVHEVCSISPPQETPPTTLPFTLFDVLWLRFPPVERLFFYSFPNPTTTSFFDTTVLPNLKHSLSLTLHHFPPLAGTITWPNHSPLPLITYTPGNTIPFTIAQSNADFNTLSSNLSQVNHHLQNLIPHLTISHEEASVLALQLTLFPNQGFSIGITTHHAALDGKSSTLFIKSWAHFCSQLNTSPEEPLSLPKHLIPSFDRSVIRDTLGIGEIYANSWMNFGGATNDRSLNVWDSLGGSQTDLVKGLFELTPLDIKKLKKLAESKVVVGDNKKKIRVTSFTVTCAYLLSCAVKAEQPNCERVPFIFSVDCRARLDPPIPGTYFGNSVVSLLVIAKREELLGEEAFFKSVLGISEELNRIEGDVLNGADRWMPKIQSVMSERPRLFSVAGSPRFEVYDVDFGWGRPKKVDVTSVDKTGAFSLSETRDHSGGIQIGLALTKSQMEAFSTVFAQGLESLE; from the exons ATGGCAGAGTCACCAACCTTCAAAGTCCATGAAGTCTGCTCCATTTCGCCGCCACAAGAAACCCCACCAACAACTCTTCCCTTCACCCTCTTCGACGTCCTATGGCTTCGGTTCCCCCCAGTGGAGCGTCTCTTCTTCTATTCCTTCCCAAacccaacaacaacatcatttttCGACACCACCGTTCTCCCAAATCTCAAACACTCCCTCTCCCTCACTCTCCACCACTTCCCTCCTCTCGCCGGCACCATCACATGGCCCAATCACTCACCCCTCCCTCTCATAACCTACACTCCCGGCAACACCATCCCCTTCACAATCGCCCAATCCAACGCAGATTTCAACACCCTCTCTTCAAACCTCTCTCAAGTCAACCACCACCTCCAAAACCTAATACCCCACTTAACCATTTCCCATGAAGAAGCTTCCGTGTTAGCACTTCAACTCACCCTCTTCCCCAACCAAGGCTTTTCGATTGGAATCACAACCCACCACGCTGCACTTGATGGAAAGTCTTCGACTTTGTTCATCAAATCGTGGGCGCATTTTTGTTCTCAGCTTAATACCTCCCCAGAAGAACCGTTATCACTACCAAAGCATCTAATACCCTCGTTTGATAGATCTGTTATAAGAGACACTTTGGGGATCGGTGAGATTTACGCGAACTCATGGATGAACTTCGGTGGAGCCACCAATGACCGAAGCTTGAATGTGTGGGATTCCCTCGGTGGAAGTCAAACCGATTTGGTTAAAG GGTTGTTCGAGTTGACACCGTTGGATATCAAGAAGCTGAAGAAATTAGCGGAGTCTAAGGTTGTTGTCGGAGACAACAAGAAGAAGATTAGGGTGACATCGTTCACGGTCACGTGCGCTTACTTGTTGTCATGCGCGGTGAAAGCGGAGCAACCCAACTGCGAAAGAGTGCCTTTTATTTTCAGCGTGGACTGTAGGGCGCGTTTGGATCCACCAATTCCGGGAACGTACTTTGGGAACAGCGTCGTGTCTTTGTTGGTGATAGCAAAGCGAGAAGAGCTATTGGGGGAAGAAGCGTTTTTTAAAAGCGTTTTAGGGATAAGCGAAGAGTTGAACAGGATAGAGGGTGACGTGTTGAACGGTGCGGACAGGTGGATGCCGAAGATTCAATCGGTGATGTCGGAGAGGCCGAGGTTGTTCTCTGTTGCGGGGTCTCCGAGGTTTGAGGTTTACGATGTTGACTTTGGGTGGGGAAGGCCTAAGA TGGATGTTACTTCCGTTGATAAAACGGGTGCGTTTTCACTTTCGGAGACTAGGGATCACAGTGGAGGCATTCAAATTGGGTTGGCGTTGACCAAGAGTCAAATGGAGGCGTTTTCT